In one window of Macadamia integrifolia cultivar HAES 741 chromosome 2, SCU_Mint_v3, whole genome shotgun sequence DNA:
- the LOC122072102 gene encoding transcription factor RAX3-like: MGRAPCCDKANVKKGPWSPEEDAKLKSYIEQHGTGGNWIALPQKIGLRRCGKSCRLRWLNYLRPNIKHGGFSEEEDNIICSLYISIGSRWSIIAAQLPGRTDNDIKNYWNTRLKKKLLGKQRKEQHSRRFSSLKQQDTKKASGTLVSSDQSCNQNPYWPELPVATQPLSHQDPWLNDHSSLRKLFMKLGGSPNLQCPLDIPSTQQLPIYENSINLSNMNYFSDMGTSQFNHNTQLDLALLDEMVYSNPQGLEGLDQCFYDSSAGTSTSAESASWGDISSLVYHPGLVQPDFEVCQQAMIQECAFQEEPPRYLEESQ; encoded by the exons ATGGGAAGGGCTCCTTGCTGCGACAAAGCCAACGTAAAGAAAGGGCCATGGTCACCTGAAGAAGATGCCAAGCTCAAGTCTTACATAGAGCAGCACGGCACCGGTGGCAACTGGATTGCCTTGCCCCAAAAGATTG GGCTTAGGCGATGTGGGAAGAGCTGCCGCCTCAGATGGTTAAACTATCTTCGCCCCAACATCAAACATGGAGGTTTCTCCGAGGAAGAAGATAACATAATTTGTAGCCTCTACATCAGTATTGGAAGCAG ATGGTCAATCATAGCGGCTCAACTTCCAGGACGAACTGATAACGACATAAAGAACTATTGGAACACTAGGctgaagaagaagcttttgGGTAAGCAGCGGAAGGAGCAACATTCTCGTAGGTTCAGCTCCCTCAAGCAGCAAGACACGAAGAAAGCGAGTGGGACTCTTGTGTCTTCTGATCAGAGCTGCAACCAAAACCCATATTGGCCGGAGCTGCCCGTGGCTACACAACCTTTGTCACACCAAGACCCATGGCTCAacgaccattcttcccttcggAAGTTGTTTATGAAGCTTGGTGGAAGCCCAAATCTTCAATGCCCACTTGATATTCCCTCTACCCAGCAATTACCAATATATGAAAATTCCATCAATTTGTCCAACATGAATTACTTTAGCGACATGGGTACTTCTCAATTCAATCACAACACCCAACTCGACCTTGCCTTGTTGGATGAAATGGTTTATAGCAACCCACAGGGATTAGAGGGACTGGATCAGTGTTTCTATGATAGCTCAGCCGGTACAAGTACTTCAGCAGAAAGCGCGAGTTGGGGTGATATAAGCTCTTTGGTTTACCATCCAGGACTAGTCCAGCCAGATTTTGAAGTCTGCCAGCAAGCCATGATACAAGAATGTGCTTTCCAGGAGGAGCCGCCGAGGTACCTCGAGGAGTCGCAGTAG